CCACCCACTTTTGATCATCGTCTACATACTTTATATCAAAAGTACCCACCTCCAACTTCACCCTCTTGGCCACTTCCTCTATTAATTCCACAAGACCACAACTAAAAGAGGCTCGGAATCTTATCATATCTTCTCTGCACGTTGCCTTTATGGTCATACTCTTCATTTCTTGTTATTGGCCAACTTGATTCTGGAAACCGCTCTTCCAAAATAGCATCAGCTGCAGCTGGACATAGGTTTCTCAAATCCTTGGAGCTTTCACCATCCTTGACTTACATTCCTCCGAACGGTTCTTGAGGTTCAATTGTTACAAGAACATCGGGTATTGAGAATGCAGCTGTTAAACTCGTTTCCCCCGTCAGTTGAAACACCAATTCAGGGAAGCCCCCGGCTTTACAGCAGGGCTAATGGATAGCTGGAACAAGTGGATCCTTTGAAGGTGTACTTTGTTTGCATGGTTTACGATTTGGTTTTGTAATCGCTAAAATTTAAAGATAGCACtccattaattaatataatgtatttctattatatgttataataattcaaattatatatttaatgattaattttataaaattattttaatattaaattaataattcatcAAATTCGATTATTAGTCAACCAGTGTGACCATCAGCCCTCTCACTTGGTCTACATTTCATCCTACTCTCAAAACATTGATTTCACTCCACCAAATCTAAATTGTTAATATtcgaaagtttaatttttaatgggTAACCGATATAGAAACCGGAACTGCATGACTGTCGGCTTAATGGCTTCTCTTTTAGATCTTGAAGAACTTCGTTCTATACACAAAGAAAACAAGCAATTTGGTTTTGTAATCGCTAAAACTTCGTTCTATGATGAAATTCCGGTTATCTtcaaaagaaaagggaaaaaaatctgGAAATGCACAGTACTAGTCCGTCAGACTCCCCCCTGGATCCGAGAAGCACGACCGTTCTGAATTGGGTTGCCAACAAGTACATCTGACAAACCTATCTCTGCAACCTTTGCTTTTCTTTCTGCTATGATTCGCTGTGTGCGCACAGTATCAGCTGCCCACGGAAAATAATGTGCCAAGCCCATTGGGGATccgatataaaaaataacaaaaccctGATTGAGcgtaatgaataataaataaagtgcCAATTAAAAAATCCAATATCGAAATTTTTCTAAAGAGTGAAAAATTTGCAAATTAATGGGTCAGAAATTTAGGAAATTACAGTGATGAATTGGTCAAAAGGAAGGAAAGCATAAATTGTCCAGGCAACACCATCAgccaaagagagaaaaaatggcATATATTCCACACTCTTTGTTGTAATGACAACTAAATTACTAATTGACagagttaaaatttaaacttaccaTGACCGACAATGGCGAAGCATACATCATGATGTTAAACAAAATACATATGATACCAACGACCAACGAACGTTGCTTGGTTGTATGGGGAAGGGTTAGAACCAGAATCGCAACAATGACGAtgaagatgagctcaacgaggaTCCCAAGTAAAACTTTGAGTCTCTTCTTCTTGTCAGAGTAAATTAAGAAGAGGGTTATGTAGAGGAGCTTAATAGCTGTTCCTGCGCCATTAATGGTTATGACGAGGATGCTGTTGGGGTGCACCATGGGCAAGCCGTAAATGACCCAAACCATGCAGTTGATTAGGGTGGCCAGATATGGAACCGGTGAGAATGGCTCTGCTGAACCCTTCTTCACTATTTGAACAAAAGTTGGCCTGCAAATTATAAGTCAAATTACTACCACAAATTCCTGACCGTTCATGTTGGGTTCTGGATCattataaagttaaattaatgGAACTAAAATGATTgataatcttatttttcctAAAAAAAACATTGTCTATTTGTTaaaggaaattaattatttaatctgTACTTTCAGTTACGGCAGTCTTCTCCA
Above is a genomic segment from Mangifera indica cultivar Alphonso chromosome 3, CATAS_Mindica_2.1, whole genome shotgun sequence containing:
- the LOC123209955 gene encoding bidirectional sugar transporter SWEET7-like, whose amino-acid sequence is MVSAVVNTVPNVVVIIGNIISLFLLLSPVPTFVQIVKKGSAEPFSPVPYLATLINCMVWVIYGLPMVHPNSILVITINGAGTAIKLLYITLFLIYSDKKKRLKVLLGILVELIFIVIVAILVLTLPHTTKQRSLVVGIICILFNIMMYASPLSVMVIVITTKSVEYMPFFLSLADGVAWTIYAFLPFDQFITVPNGLGTLFSVGS